A part of Marinobacter psychrophilus genomic DNA contains:
- a CDS encoding lipoprotein-releasing ABC transporter permease subunit: protein MFKPLSFYIGLRYIAAKRRNHFISFISLTSMIGLMLGVAVLIIVLSVMNGFDRELKQRILGMVPHAIIEGSGTIENWEAVDAAVEKHPRVLAAAPFIKGQAMVTGGGAVRGVLLNGILPDQERTVSIIEDHMEQGSLDDLKSGEFGIIIGRFLASSLRLQLGDKITVVLPEASVTPAGVLPRLKRFTVKGVFSVGAELDGSYTLIHMDDAAKLMRTDGKAQGIRLLVDDLFAAPRVAEQAAQLLSGRYYISDWTRTHGNLFQAIRMEKTMIGLLLMFIVAVAAFNIVSTLVMVVTDKTADIAILRTMGATPARIMRIFMVQGAVIGIFGTLVGTVLGILGALNISGFISWLEVALGHQFLSADVYFISYLPSQLLWEDVMIISGSGLAMSLLATIYPAWRASRIDPADALRYE, encoded by the coding sequence ATGTTTAAACCTTTATCATTTTATATCGGCTTGCGCTACATCGCTGCCAAACGCCGTAATCACTTTATCTCGTTTATTTCACTCACCTCTATGATCGGCTTGATGCTGGGCGTTGCGGTGTTGATTATTGTGCTGTCAGTTATGAACGGTTTCGACCGCGAACTGAAGCAGCGAATTCTGGGAATGGTGCCCCACGCTATTATCGAGGGTTCCGGCACGATTGAAAACTGGGAAGCGGTAGACGCAGCCGTCGAGAAGCACCCGCGAGTGTTGGCGGCGGCCCCATTTATCAAGGGCCAGGCCATGGTCACCGGCGGCGGAGCGGTGCGCGGTGTGCTGTTGAACGGCATTTTGCCAGACCAGGAACGAACGGTATCGATTATTGAAGACCACATGGAACAGGGCAGCCTGGACGATCTGAAGTCGGGCGAGTTCGGCATCATTATTGGGCGCTTTTTGGCGTCCAGCCTGCGCCTGCAGTTGGGTGACAAAATAACCGTGGTGCTGCCTGAAGCGTCGGTAACGCCGGCTGGCGTATTGCCGCGATTGAAACGTTTTACCGTCAAAGGCGTGTTTAGCGTGGGCGCTGAGTTAGACGGTAGCTACACGCTGATACACATGGATGACGCCGCCAAGCTGATGCGCACAGACGGCAAAGCCCAAGGCATCCGTTTGCTGGTCGATGACCTCTTCGCTGCACCGCGGGTAGCCGAGCAAGCGGCGCAACTGCTTTCAGGGCGCTATTACATATCCGACTGGACCCGCACCCATGGCAACCTGTTCCAGGCCATACGAATGGAAAAAACCATGATTGGCCTGTTGCTGATGTTCATTGTGGCGGTGGCGGCATTCAATATTGTGTCCACTCTTGTCATGGTGGTCACCGACAAAACCGCAGACATTGCCATTTTACGCACCATGGGCGCGACACCCGCGCGCATCATGCGTATTTTCATGGTGCAGGGCGCGGTTATCGGCATTTTCGGAACGCTGGTGGGCACGGTGCTGGGCATTCTGGGTGCACTCAACATCAGCGGGTTCATCAGCTGGCTGGAGGTCGCACTGGGCCATCAGTTCCTCAGTGCTGACGTGTATTTCATCAGTTACTTGCCGTCCCAGTTGCTATGGGAAGACGTCATGATCATCAGCGGTAGTGGTTTGGCCATGAGCCTGCTGGCCACCATTTACCCGGCCTGGCGTGCGTCTCGTATCGACCCGGCAGACGCGCTTAGATATGAATAG
- a CDS encoding PilZ domain-containing protein, giving the protein MTQRNDDSANAKKQRERRNYFRINDRIGLEVHKLPPSTQDDFSAFGNTPFTSLQAEFKRLDQDIRTQLAGLSERDRALQSLLKAFNSKLDILARIMAFEQNPLQPEHWHQATLSEGGVAFFSNDESLQVGDHIAMRLTLPPELFQPRAIGEVVGVNTEDRDGTWIHTRFVRLEDSDRQQLARHIMRWQIRQRQQPNTETVGANDQCAN; this is encoded by the coding sequence ATGACCCAGCGCAACGATGACAGCGCCAATGCGAAGAAACAACGCGAACGGCGGAATTACTTCAGAATAAACGATCGGATTGGGTTGGAGGTGCACAAACTACCTCCCAGTACCCAAGACGATTTTAGTGCCTTCGGAAATACCCCGTTCACCAGCTTACAGGCAGAATTCAAACGCCTTGACCAAGACATCAGAACCCAACTTGCCGGCTTAAGCGAGCGCGACCGTGCATTGCAAAGCCTGTTAAAAGCGTTCAACTCCAAGCTGGATATTCTGGCGCGCATTATGGCCTTTGAGCAAAATCCGTTGCAACCAGAGCATTGGCACCAAGCCACGCTCAGCGAGGGTGGTGTTGCCTTTTTTAGCAACGATGAAAGTTTGCAGGTGGGTGACCATATTGCCATGCGCCTGACTCTGCCGCCGGAACTGTTTCAGCCCCGGGCCATTGGCGAAGTCGTAGGCGTTAACACTGAAGACCGCGACGGCACATGGATTCACACCCGCTTTGTGCGTTTGGAAGACAGTGATCGCCAACAGCTGGCGCGCCACATCATGCGCTGGCAAATTCGCCAGCGCCAGCAACCAAACACCGAAACTGTCGGGGCAAATGACCAATGCGCAAACTAA
- a CDS encoding agmatine deiminase family protein, translating to MKSKPLLPAEWAPQSAVMLTWPHHNTAWASHLVQTEPVFMAITRAVLRFEAVLISCEDPEQAQQLQEQLNHYVETAGVAFRVRVLVAPSDHSWARDHGPLTVLTYRDSWLVDFSFNAWGNKFPWGKDNALTNKLLTAGAFDGSTLKSVKFILEGGAIDTDGEGTLLTTSQCLLSPSRNPDYSRSAMERLFGQLLGIRRVLWLNHGYLAGDDTDSHIDTLARFCAPDHICYVACPDESDEHYGALSTMAEGLREFRQANGEPYRLTALPWPDAIHDEKGRRLPATYANFLIINGAVLLPVYDVPQDTAAIATVQNLFPDREIIAIPCRPLLRQGGSLHCVTMQLPAGVATE from the coding sequence GTGAAATCGAAGCCGTTATTGCCCGCAGAGTGGGCGCCGCAGAGTGCGGTGATGCTGACCTGGCCCCATCACAACACCGCCTGGGCCAGCCATCTGGTTCAGACAGAGCCGGTATTTATGGCGATTACGCGCGCGGTTTTGCGCTTCGAAGCGGTATTGATAAGCTGCGAAGACCCAGAGCAGGCGCAGCAATTGCAGGAACAACTAAACCATTATGTAGAAACCGCTGGCGTGGCATTCCGCGTACGGGTTCTGGTTGCGCCGTCAGACCACAGCTGGGCGCGCGACCACGGTCCTTTAACAGTGCTCACTTACCGCGACTCCTGGCTGGTCGATTTCAGTTTTAACGCCTGGGGCAATAAGTTTCCATGGGGCAAAGACAACGCCCTGACCAACAAGCTGCTCACGGCCGGTGCGTTTGACGGCAGCACACTGAAAAGCGTCAAATTCATTCTGGAAGGCGGCGCCATCGACACCGATGGCGAAGGCACTCTGCTGACCACCAGCCAATGCCTGCTAAGCCCCAGCCGCAATCCCGACTACAGCCGCAGCGCCATGGAGAGACTTTTTGGCCAGTTACTGGGCATTCGCCGAGTGCTCTGGCTGAATCACGGCTACCTGGCCGGCGACGATACTGACAGCCATATAGACACTCTGGCGCGGTTTTGCGCACCCGACCACATTTGTTATGTCGCCTGCCCTGATGAAAGCGACGAGCACTATGGCGCTCTTAGCACCATGGCAGAGGGCCTGCGCGAATTCCGCCAAGCCAATGGTGAGCCTTACCGTCTGACGGCTTTGCCCTGGCCAGACGCTATCCATGATGAAAAAGGCCGGCGCCTGCCGGCCACTTACGCCAACTTTCTGATCATCAACGGCGCGGTATTACTGCCGGTATACGATGTACCCCAAGATACCGCAGCGATCGCCACAGTGCAGAATCTGTTCCCGGACCGTGAAATAATCGCCATACCCTGTCGCCCGTTGCTGCGGCAAGGCGGCAGCCTGCACTGCGTAACAATGCAATTGCCTGCGGGCGTCGCGACCGAATAG
- a CDS encoding AAA family ATPase — protein sequence MNKAINQIVDQLNGILLGKDQQVRLALCSLFAGGHLLIEDIPGMGKTTLAHALAHIMGLRYQRIQFTNDLLPADVLGYSIYDKAAGSLVFHPGPIFAQLILADEINRASPRTQSALLEAMEERQVSIEGETRPLPQPFFVIATQNPIEQGGTFALPESQLDRFLMRLHLGYPDSRAERQLLEGEDRRSMTQRLSTLLAEEQLTRIQQTVLQVSTSPALLDYVQRLLEASRNIPGLLYGLSPRAGLGLLRAAKAWALMQGRDHVLPDDVQAVFAAVAEHRLEQGESGKSQERVQRLLAGVSVLGD from the coding sequence ATGAACAAAGCGATAAATCAGATCGTCGACCAACTCAATGGCATTCTGCTGGGCAAAGACCAGCAGGTGCGCCTGGCGCTTTGCAGCCTCTTCGCAGGCGGACATTTGCTGATTGAAGACATTCCGGGCATGGGTAAAACCACGCTTGCCCACGCTCTGGCACACATAATGGGCCTGCGCTATCAACGCATCCAATTTACCAACGATTTATTGCCGGCAGACGTGTTGGGCTATTCGATTTACGACAAGGCTGCCGGCAGTCTTGTTTTTCATCCGGGGCCGATTTTTGCCCAGTTGATTCTAGCCGACGAAATAAATCGCGCATCGCCGCGAACCCAAAGCGCTCTGTTGGAAGCAATGGAAGAACGGCAGGTGTCGATTGAAGGAGAAACCCGGCCCCTTCCCCAACCGTTTTTTGTGATTGCCACCCAAAACCCCATCGAGCAAGGTGGCACGTTTGCGCTGCCAGAAAGTCAGCTTGACCGGTTTCTGATGCGCCTGCACCTGGGCTACCCTGATTCCCGGGCAGAACGCCAATTACTGGAGGGCGAAGACCGCCGCAGCATGACCCAGCGCCTTTCCACCCTGTTGGCTGAAGAGCAATTGACGCGCATTCAACAAACGGTGCTGCAGGTCAGCACCAGCCCCGCGCTGCTCGACTACGTACAGCGCTTGCTGGAAGCCAGCCGTAACATTCCGGGCCTGCTTTACGGCCTGTCTCCGCGCGCCGGTCTGGGCCTGCTGCGCGCAGCGAAAGCCTGGGCGCTGATGCAGGGCCGTGATCACGTGCTGCCAGACGACGTACAAGCAGTGTTTGCGGCGGTGGCAGAGCATCGCCTGGAACAGGGCGAAAGCGGCAAAAGCCAGGAACGGGTGCAACGCTTGCTGGCTGGCGTATCGGTGCTTGGCGACTGA